A DNA window from Planctomycetota bacterium contains the following coding sequences:
- the thiS gene encoding sulfur carrier protein ThiS: MRITVNGQPREVPDGTTVARLLEMLPTAGGPVAVEVNREIVPRSLHAGRALAEGDEIEIVTLVGGG, from the coding sequence ATGCGGATTACCGTGAACGGCCAGCCGCGCGAGGTGCCCGACGGGACGACCGTCGCACGCCTGCTCGAGATGCTCCCGACCGCCGGCGGGCCCGTCGCCGTCGAGGTCAACCGCGAGATCGTTCCGCGCTCCCTCCACGCCGGCCGCGCCCTGGCGGAAGGCGACGAGATCGAAATCGTCACCCTGGTAGGAGGCGGATGA
- a CDS encoding thiazole synthase gives MAEQDVLKLGPYKFTSRLFVGTGKYDTFPLMREALEASGCQVVTVAVRRVNLADKSKESLLDYIDRKRYTILPNTAGCFNADDAVRTARLAREALGVEWVKLEVLADPDTLLPDPVETLKAMATLIKEKFYVLAYTSDDPVMARRLEDAGATSVMPLGSPIGSGQGILNPGNIRLIIERAKVPIIVDAGVGTASDTAIAMELGADGVLLNTGVAKAQDPVRMARAMRLAIEAGREAYLAGRIPRRPYASASSPTEGTIAPSP, from the coding sequence ATGGCAGAACAAGACGTGTTGAAACTCGGGCCTTACAAATTCACCAGCCGCCTCTTCGTCGGCACCGGGAAGTACGACACCTTCCCCCTCATGCGCGAGGCCCTCGAGGCCTCCGGATGCCAGGTCGTCACCGTCGCCGTCCGGCGCGTCAACCTCGCCGACAAATCCAAGGAAAGCCTCCTCGATTATATTGACCGCAAACGATATACCATCCTGCCGAACACCGCCGGCTGCTTCAATGCCGACGATGCCGTCCGCACCGCACGACTCGCGCGCGAAGCCCTCGGCGTCGAGTGGGTCAAACTCGAAGTCCTCGCCGACCCCGACACGCTCCTCCCGGACCCCGTCGAAACGCTGAAGGCGATGGCGACGCTCATCAAGGAAAAGTTCTATGTCCTCGCCTACACGAGCGACGACCCCGTCATGGCCCGGCGCCTCGAAGACGCCGGCGCCACGAGCGTCATGCCTCTGGGGTCGCCCATCGGCTCCGGCCAGGGCATCCTCAACCCCGGCAACATCCGCCTCATCATCGAACGCGCGAAGGTCCCCATCATCGTCGACGCCGGCGTCGGCACCGCCAGCGACACCGCCATCGCCATGGAACTCGGGGCCGACGGGGTGCTCCTGAACACCGGCGTCGCCAAGGCCCAGGACCCCGTCCGGATGGCCCGCGCGATGCGCCTCGCCATCGAGGCCGGACGAGAAGCGTACCTGGCGGGGCGCATTCCGCGGCGGCCTTACGCCTCCGCCTCCAGCCCCACCGAAGGCACCATCGCGCCGTCGCCGTGA